A segment of the Marinobacter arenosus genome:
ACACGACCTGGAAAAGTCACATGATGCACTATTCGCCCAAGCTGCTTTCGCCCTCCCGCTGGGTGACCTGGCTGTTGCGCAAGCTCGGATTACGCAAAGTCAAAAAAGGGGCTGAAGTATCAGGAATTGAGGAACAGTTTTTTGAAGTGCCGGATTTTGCCAGCTACCCGCCCAAAGAAGACGTGCAGCAAGGTCTCAAGACCCTGAATGACAGGGGGTTGGAGATGCTGTACGTGTTCCTCGGCAACGAACACTACAAATACCACAAACAGTTCGAGGATTGCTTCAACGGTGTCTCGTTCAAAGACAATCTCACCGTCATTCACCGCCCCAACGCAACACACATACTTTCTGAACCAGAAGATCGGAAGCGTGTCATTGAGGCTATTACGGACTGGGTAAACCAGAAGTTGCCCGCTTATTGAGTGATTCTCATCAACAGCCATGGAAACAGCAGCTCAGGCGCCCAACCAAGCTAGACCGGAACTAGCCGCACTGACCTCTTTACGGGGGATTGCCGCGATTCTTGTGATGTTCCATCACTTTATGTTCGTCCTACTCCTCGACATCGGACGAATAATTCCGTCCAAGCTTTTCTATAAGTCCTACCTTTGGGTCGACCTGTTCTTTATCCTGAGCGGTTTCGTGCTTGCCTACGTCTACCAGAACCATTTCCGCGCCGGGGTTGAAGGTTCAACCTACCGACGGTTCATGCAGACACGCTTCGCCCGTATCTATCCGTTACACCTGTTTGTCCTGCTACTGTTCGTCGGATTCGAGAGCCTTCAATGGCTTCTGAGTGCGCTGGGCGCCGAGGGCATGGACAACCTCACAGATCCCTTCACCAGTGATCAGAATCCGGAAACCCTTATTACCAACCTGTTCCTGGTGCAAACGCTGCATTGGAAGGCTTACTGGAATCAACCGGCCTGGTCCATAAGCGCGGAATGGATCATTTACTTTTCGCTGCCGTTCCTGATGCGCTGGCTCCTGCCTGTCGCCCACAAAAGCCCTGCTTTCCTGACCGGGCTGGCGTTGCTGCCGCTGGCCATCATAGAGTGGCATTTTGGCGACCTTGGCCTTGAATATGCGGGATGGCCGATGCTGGTCCGCTGCCTCAGCGAGGCGACGCTGGGTTTGATGTTATTCCGGTGCTATCAAGTGGGGCTTTTCAATAACATTGCCTCAGGCCGGCTGCTTATGCCGGCCCTGGCCGTGAATCTGGTCCTGCTTGCGCTCCCCATTCCCGGCGTCATTTCCGTCGCCGGATTTATGTGGCTGGTGCTCTGTGCTGCAAGACTTCCAGGCTCCGAGCCGCACCTACTGAATCATTCGGTATTGGTTTATCTGGGCAAAATTTCCTACTCCATTTATCTCGTTCATTGGTTCATCATGGACTTGTTCAGGGAAACCATTCGGTTTTTTACGGGCGTCCCCGTGAGCGAGGCACTTGCTTTCTCGGATCAGCTCTTCGTTATGGCAGGGCTGACGTTGATTGTCCTGGGATTGTCGCACCTGACCTACCATCTCCTCGAAGCCCCAATGCGGGACAGGCTAAAGCCAAGACGTTACCCGCAAACCCAGCCCTACAAAGTCTGACGGGAAATTCTATTTCTTCATCAAAACCCATTTTATAAAAGCATAAAAACTAACCTTCAGATTTATTTATCGGAGCCCTGTGCCATGCTTCAGTGAGTTATCCCGCCTTTTCCAACCATGCCTGAGGATGCTCTCATGGTCAGAAATAATAGACTCTTACTTCTGTC
Coding sequences within it:
- a CDS encoding acyltransferase family protein, which gives rise to METAAQAPNQARPELAALTSLRGIAAILVMFHHFMFVLLLDIGRIIPSKLFYKSYLWVDLFFILSGFVLAYVYQNHFRAGVEGSTYRRFMQTRFARIYPLHLFVLLLFVGFESLQWLLSALGAEGMDNLTDPFTSDQNPETLITNLFLVQTLHWKAYWNQPAWSISAEWIIYFSLPFLMRWLLPVAHKSPAFLTGLALLPLAIIEWHFGDLGLEYAGWPMLVRCLSEATLGLMLFRCYQVGLFNNIASGRLLMPALAVNLVLLALPIPGVISVAGFMWLVLCAARLPGSEPHLLNHSVLVYLGKISYSIYLVHWFIMDLFRETIRFFTGVPVSEALAFSDQLFVMAGLTLIVLGLSHLTYHLLEAPMRDRLKPRRYPQTQPYKV